AGCGGCTCTTGCCCGTCAGCTGCAGGTGCCTGAGAAGGCTATCCTGCTGGAGCCTCACGCGCAGACCACCGCGGAAGAAGCAGCCAACATCGCCGCGAAGCTGCACCAGCGGGGTGTCCGAAGCATCTTGCTGGTCAGCAGTTCTCTGCATCTGGCGCGGGCAGTGCCCCGATTCGAGAAAATGGGCTTTCGCGTGTTCCCTGCGGTAGCGGACAACCTGCCGGTGGACACCGATGGCCCCGATGGCCGCCTCGCGCTGATGACCTACACGCTTCGCGAGGCGGCGGGGAGATGGCTGTACCGGCTGGGAGATTGAGTGAGATGGACAAGCTGTACGTGCCCCTGCTCATCCTAATGACTTCCGCCTTTGGCTACCTTTACGTGAAGCGCAGGTGGGGTGTCGGTGGAGCGAATCTCCGGCAAGCCTTCTGCACGGCACTGGAACTCATCGGCTGCTGGATGCTGGTGTACGGGGCGAATCTGCTGTTCGGGCTGGTATTGATACTGCTCATCCGTCGCCTCACCGGTTTCTTCATCTCCCTTTATGTGCTCAACGGAATCATGCTGGTATTGCTTACCGTGCTGCAGGCACTGGTGTTTTACCACCTGTGGCGAGGTGGTAAGGGATAGGCTATCTCTGGCTTCGCCCTTCCGCCAGCAACTGCACCGCCTCCATAATCCGTTTGGCGCGGGTTTCGGGACGCTTCGCGCTCTCGACCCACCGCAGATAACCTTTTCGGTAAAAGGGCGCGATTTGTTCGAAGAACGCCGCTGCCCGCGGCTCCGCCCGAAGCGCGCTGGCAAAATCCTGCGGCAGGTCATCTATTATCGGACTTTCCAGATGCAGACAGCACTCTACTGTCATATTCGCATCCATGCCGTTATCGCGAAGCCACGTTGGGCCGATGGGCAGGATGTGTTGTGCCCCATGAATCTCGGTGCGTCCTCGAAACGTGCGCCCCTGAATCGTTCCCGCTACGTAATGGTGTTCCTGATCTCCCCAGATGGTCTCCGCTTCCGTCGGTAGCGCAAGATAGGTCCTGTCCCGTCCCGGGACAATTGTAGTGGTGAAGCTTATCTCTTTCCGTCGCACCACGACATCCTACTTTCTCCAGTACTGTTCGTGCGGATAGCGATAGGTCGGCAGCTCCGTGCCCGGTTGCCAGTCCACCCTGAACGGTTCCGGCGGGTTGTACGTGAAGGGAATCTCATCCTCCGGGATGTAGTCCGCCTGCTTTCGTCGCTCAATGCAGCTGAGCAACACGCGCTGTTTCAGGGGAATGTATTCGGGCACATGCGGTCCCAGCTGGTGCTCCACGTGCGCGGTGCGAAACTCGTAGTAGACCACACGGCGTATCTTGTCCGACAGGTTGTATGGCGAGCCGTGCAGCACCAGAATGTTATGGAATAGCACGTCACCCGGCTGCATGAGTGCGGGCACTGCCCCCGATGCCTTGAAGTGTTCCTTTGTGGTGTCCTGCTCGCGATGCGCCGCGAGCCATTCCTGCACCTGCTCCCGGCTCCACAGGTGGCTGCCCGGCAGAACCCATACACATGTGTCTTCGTCTGCCTCATCCAGATAGAAGTCCACGTTGAAGATAGGCGTATCTCCCACATAATCCGTACCGGCATCGCGGTGCCATGGGACGATAATCCCCTCACCGGGCATCTTCAGCACCATCGAGTCCCATGTGGGGATGAAGTCGGGGCCCATCAGTTTCTCCACCGAGCGCAGGATGAAGGGATGTCCTAACAACACCTTCATCTCATCTTGCTTGTCGATGACGTACTCGATGCGTCGCAGTACGGGCTTTCCCGACTGGGGTCCCTGTCCGTACATGTAGTCCGGGTCGTCGCGTACTTCCGCCGAGCCGTAAGCCGTCAGCTCGTCCATCGCTGCCTGCACACGGCGCAGCTCCTCACCCTGCAGGACGCCACGAAGAATCAGGTAACCGTTCTGCAGGAAGAAATCGCGTTCCTCGTCGCTGATCACGGTGCGTGGAGATGTACTCATCGGTACTCCTCCTCTGGTTGCATGATGGTTAAATCGCGCGGCACGATGCGCAAGGGGTACTTTTGCCAGTAGTACTGGATGTCCTGCCGTTTCCAACCCTGATATATCTGGTCCCAGCTGAGCCTTTCGTAATGCGGACGCAGCCCATCTTCCACGATTGGTTGCGAAACGCCCTGATAGCGGTAGTCTACGGAGATACGCAACCTGCGTTCACTGACGTTCACTAAAGCACGGTGCACGGTGTAGCTGTGGAAGATAAGTGCATCGCCTGCCTGCATGTCCTGCGCGTGCCAGGTGTCGCCCCAGCGGCTGGTATTCACGCTCAACCCGCCCGGGCCGCTGGCGCGGTGTACGGGAAGCAAACCCAAGGTGTGCGAACCCGGCAGCACTGCCAGACCACCCAGCTCGATGGGGCAGTCGCAAAGCGGTATCCACACGGTGTAGGTATCCGGTGTGCCCTGAATGAGCGGATAGTCCTGATGGGGCGGGGTGGTGTAATGCGCCGTCGCGGGAAATGTAATCCGGGCGATGTTGCGCGGATGTACCAGCACCGGTTCCTGCACAATGGCTTCGATCACTCGCAGGATGTTTGGATGGTGCGCCAAAGCGTGAAAACTTTCCAGACACTGCAGGCGGTCGTAGACCTCCCACCAGCCTTCATGACCTTCCAGACGCGGCTCGCCAATGGCGAAGCCCTCTTCATCTGCCCAGCCCTCCTCGCGACAAATCTGCAGGATGTCTTCGCACACGGCGCGGGCGTCTTCAGGAGGAACCAGACCAGAAATAAACAGGTAGCCATCCCTTTGCATGCGCTCGCGCAGGGCATCTGGCTGGTTTATCACATCACGAGATTGGGTAAACGGTTGAAACTCCATCCAGCACCCCCGGATGAATAGCTTTGATAAAGTATAGCCTGCCCTTGCTGGTAAATGCAAGGGCAATGAGGGTGTTCCAAAATATACCACGTGTAGCCGCAGGCTGAGCATCTTCGTTAAATCCGTCGGATGCCTCCCGGAAGGCGAGGCTCCCGCCGGGCCGTTGGGCATGTTCTCGGCTCACCCGGAAAATCTCCCTCAGCAGGAACTCCCCACAAGACTGAGAAACAGAATCCATCACCTTTGGGAGTCGAAAAGGGATGCGTACGTGGTGGTTACTGTTGTTCGTTTGCACGACAGCGTGTGCTGTACCGCTGCATGATTTCGAGACGGAAGTCGCTTTTCAGCCCCATGCGGACGGCGGGAGGCTGGTGTACGCAGAGCACGATAGTGTCTGCGTGAAACAGGGTGCGGGGGCACTGCGGCTCGTGTACAAGGATGCTCTGCCGCACTGGGGCAACGTGGTCGGCTCCTGTTTCGTCCCAACGAATGCGACCGCACTGCGTTTCTGGCTTTACGTTCATCACGCACGCCCGCAGGCGAAGATGCACATCTGGCTAATGGAGCCCGATGGGGACATGTGGGTACAGCACGTCGCAATAGGGGGTAAGTCGGTGGGCTACCTGCAAAAGGGCTGGCACGAGGCGGTTTTACCCGTGTCTGGTTTCCAGTTCGACGGGCGAGGCAAACGCACCCGCGAGATAGTTTCGGCGAATCGTATGCTCATCGGCTGTAACTTCGGCGATATGGAGGTCACGGTGGACGCCATGGGGTGGGAAGTGCGCGAGATGCCCCGCTCTGCTCCTCTGCCGCCTGCGCAGGCGCTGCAGGTGGAACGCGGAGAGCGAGGCAACATCGCCGTTCTCGAAATCACCCAGCCCCTGCCAGGCGGATTCCGCACGGCGCACCCGCCGCAACAACTGGCACAGGTGCTGCGCCGGGCAGGTTTCGGCGTGACGATGTTACAGGCGGGAGACCTCGCCGACGGGCAAACCCTCACGCGCGACCACTTCGACGCGGTGATACTGCCGTACGGAGCCTTCTTCCCGCTCGATGCTCGGGATGCTTTTCTGGCATATCTGCGGGCAGGCGGAAGCTTTCTCGCCACCGACGGTTACGCCGTTGACCGCCCCATCATCTGGGACGGCGAGCAATGGCGCGATGTAGAGCAGACGGTTACAGCAGAAGAACACAACCGCGGCGCCACCGAAAACCGCGTTCGCATCAACACCCGCTATGGCGCGCCCGGCGATGCGATGACCTTCTCCTCAGAGCAAATTGGCGTGTTCGACCCCACCTTCTTACTGCAGGATGCGACGCAGGCAAGAGCAGTGGGAACGTTCGCACCCTCGGGGGTGCGTTTGCGCTTTGAAAAGCCCCTGCAAGGCTTCTCCGCCAGCGGGTTGATAGGCGATAACAATCCGGTTTTCCCGCCCGTATACCGCCGGTGGATTCCGGTGCTGGAGGCTACCGATTCGAAGGGTCACCTGCGCGGAACCGCGCTGAGCATGATGCACAACTTCACCGGTGTTTACAAAGGCTCCAGCTGGGCGTTCAGCGGAGTGACCTCCGGCGAACCGTTGTTGCTAGGGGACGCCACCAGAGAACGCCTGCTCACCCGGGTGATGGAACGGCTGGTACAGAAGGTGTATCTGCACAGCCTGCATTCAGACCTTCCGTTGTATGAGCGCGGAGAGACAGCGACGGTGAGCCTGCAGGCAGTGAACTTCAGCAGACAACCTGCCCGCGTGCGGGTGGAGCTGAAAGTCTCCGGGCGAACTGTCCGGCGCGAAGAGGTCACCCTGCAGCCGGGAGCGGAGCAAACGGTTCAGCAAACGATAGATACCGGTCGGCTGCGCGGCGACTACCACCCGGTACAGGCGCAGCTGTGGCTCGACGGGCAGCTCGTCGACACCGTGGAAGCCGCCTTCTGCATCAGAGACGACAAGGTGCTCGCACGCGGACCCAAGGTGGGGTGGAAGGATAACTACCTGACCATCGACGGCAAACCCGCTATTCTGGTGGGTACGAATCAGACGGGCATGATGTTCTTCTCCGCCAACGAGAACCCTGCCGTATGGGACAGGGACTTTCGCCTGATGGCGCAAAACAACATCCGCATCCTGCGCATCCTGCACTTCTCGCCCTTCGCGAAGGAAGGCTATCTTGGAAATCCCCATCACACCTCGCTGGACCTGCGGTCTACCCCACCCCAGCGATTGCAGCGGCAGATGGATGCCATCGTGCAGCTGGCGCAGAAGCACGGCATCATCATCTTTCTCACCCTGCACGACTGGCTGGGGGTGACTCTCACCGACGAGGAACTGCAGGCGCAGAAGCAGTGGAACCGCTTCTGGGCGGAGCGCTACCGGGACGTGCCCGGTATCATTTACGACATCCAGAACGAGCCAGTGGTGGAGGTGCAGGACACGCCTCTCGTTCGGCAGCTCTGGAACCAGTGGCTGAAGGAGCGTTATGGCTCCGATGAAGCCCTGCGTGAGGCGTGGCGCGTGCAGCCACCGGAGGCTCCTCTGCCCAATGTGCCTCTGGGCAACCGCACCGACCGCTGGGACGACGTGCGCACCGCCGACCTGAAGAGGTTCGAAACCGAACTGCTCAACCGGTGGGTCAAAGCGAACGTGGAGGGCGTGAAGACGGGCGACCCCGACGCGCTGGTGTGTGTGGGCTACCTGCCCAGTATGCCCCCTGCCGATAAGATTCTCGGCACACGCTATACCGACTTTTCCAACATGCACTTCTACGGTTCGCTGCAGGAGTTTCCTCTGGAGTTTAAGCTGATCGACCGCCGTGCCTTTGGCAAAGGGTTCAGCCTGGGCGAGTTCGGCGCGCAAGAAGCACACGACGCCCGCATCCACGGTGCAACAGGACTGCCCGTGCAGGTCAGTGTGACCCGATTCCAGCAGGTACTGCACTACGCAACAGGTTTAGGAGCCGCTTTCCTCTGTAACTGGGACTGGAAGGATTTTGACGAGATGGTCTTTCCCTGGGGGCTGATACATCACAGCACACCGGTCGCCAAGCCGTGGTTGCATACGCTGGCTCAGGGCGCGGAGATGTTGAAGCGCGTGCAGCCAGTGTACCAGCCTCCGCAGGTCTACCTCCTCGTTCCCGACAGCCACCGCATCGGCGCGCAGTTCGGACGCATCCACGGCGCGCTGCATCAGGCGGTGAAGCTGTTGCTGGACACGGCAGGCGATTTCGGCGTGCTGAACGAGGAAGATTTGAAAGAGGTTCCGCCCTCCGCGAAGGCGTTAT
This region of Bacillota bacterium genomic DNA includes:
- a CDS encoding YdcF family protein; protein product: MNRTPLCAKLLQALGVLGIVGVLLSAYTPLPNALARALAVSSRIQPADAIVVLGASVFRDGTLSDSSLRRTVQGLVLYHQGLAPLLVLSGTTYEGSPVEAEVRAALARQLQVPEKAILLEPHAQTTAEEAANIAAKLHQRGVRSILLVSSSLHLARAVPRFEKMGFRVFPAVADNLPVDTDGPDGRLALMTYTLREAAGRWLYRLGD
- a CDS encoding YdeI/OmpD-associated family protein — its product is MRRKEISFTTTIVPGRDRTYLALPTEAETIWGDQEHHYVAGTIQGRTFRGRTEIHGAQHILPIGPTWLRDNGMDANMTVECCLHLESPIIDDLPQDFASALRAEPRAAAFFEQIAPFYRKGYLRWVESAKRPETRAKRIMEAVQLLAEGRSQR
- a CDS encoding phytanoyl-CoA dioxygenase family protein → MSTSPRTVISDEERDFFLQNGYLILRGVLQGEELRRVQAAMDELTAYGSAEVRDDPDYMYGQGPQSGKPVLRRIEYVIDKQDEMKVLLGHPFILRSVEKLMGPDFIPTWDSMVLKMPGEGIIVPWHRDAGTDYVGDTPIFNVDFYLDEADEDTCVWVLPGSHLWSREQVQEWLAAHREQDTTKEHFKASGAVPALMQPGDVLFHNILVLHGSPYNLSDKIRRVVYYEFRTAHVEHQLGPHVPEYIPLKQRVLLSCIERRKQADYIPEDEIPFTYNPPEPFRVDWQPGTELPTYRYPHEQYWRK
- a CDS encoding phytanoyl-CoA dioxygenase family protein, coding for MEFQPFTQSRDVINQPDALRERMQRDGYLFISGLVPPEDARAVCEDILQICREEGWADEEGFAIGEPRLEGHEGWWEVYDRLQCLESFHALAHHPNILRVIEAIVQEPVLVHPRNIARITFPATAHYTTPPHQDYPLIQGTPDTYTVWIPLCDCPIELGGLAVLPGSHTLGLLPVHRASGPGGLSVNTSRWGDTWHAQDMQAGDALIFHSYTVHRALVNVSERRLRISVDYRYQGVSQPIVEDGLRPHYERLSWDQIYQGWKRQDIQYYWQKYPLRIVPRDLTIMQPEEEYR
- a CDS encoding cellulase family glycosylhydrolase, translating into MRTWWLLLFVCTTACAVPLHDFETEVAFQPHADGGRLVYAEHDSVCVKQGAGALRLVYKDALPHWGNVVGSCFVPTNATALRFWLYVHHARPQAKMHIWLMEPDGDMWVQHVAIGGKSVGYLQKGWHEAVLPVSGFQFDGRGKRTREIVSANRMLIGCNFGDMEVTVDAMGWEVREMPRSAPLPPAQALQVERGERGNIAVLEITQPLPGGFRTAHPPQQLAQVLRRAGFGVTMLQAGDLADGQTLTRDHFDAVILPYGAFFPLDARDAFLAYLRAGGSFLATDGYAVDRPIIWDGEQWRDVEQTVTAEEHNRGATENRVRINTRYGAPGDAMTFSSEQIGVFDPTFLLQDATQARAVGTFAPSGVRLRFEKPLQGFSASGLIGDNNPVFPPVYRRWIPVLEATDSKGHLRGTALSMMHNFTGVYKGSSWAFSGVTSGEPLLLGDATRERLLTRVMERLVQKVYLHSLHSDLPLYERGETATVSLQAVNFSRQPARVRVELKVSGRTVRREEVTLQPGAEQTVQQTIDTGRLRGDYHPVQAQLWLDGQLVDTVEAAFCIRDDKVLARGPKVGWKDNYLTIDGKPAILVGTNQTGMMFFSANENPAVWDRDFRLMAQNNIRILRILHFSPFAKEGYLGNPHHTSLDLRSTPPQRLQRQMDAIVQLAQKHGIIIFLTLHDWLGVTLTDEELQAQKQWNRFWAERYRDVPGIIYDIQNEPVVEVQDTPLVRQLWNQWLKERYGSDEALREAWRVQPPEAPLPNVPLGNRTDRWDDVRTADLKRFETELLNRWVKANVEGVKTGDPDALVCVGYLPSMPPADKILGTRYTDFSNMHFYGSLQEFPLEFKLIDRRAFGKGFSLGEFGAQEAHDARIHGATGLPVQVSVTRFQQVLHYATGLGAAFLCNWDWKDFDEMVFPWGLIHHSTPVAKPWLHTLAQGAEMLKRVQPVYQPPQVYLLVPDSHRIGAQFGRIHGALHQAVKLLLDTAGDFGVLNEEDLKEVPPSAKALFWVLPYCPTDETFQTVLRWVENGGVLYLSGNIGFDRTRQPTRAERLKLLHLPDVPALSPFETAGQTTTAQPIVSTVGRGKVVYVPFPIELSPDARSAQLYRQVLQLAAVPAVEVSAQRGRVRVFSLPTRDGGRLYTLVRPDEGAEKCRVSIPAHRITLSLQPLGCAFVLVNARGEVVAAESEGEMILNGKTIASASGHYGLVSQDGQALTRSRRILVLPHQQREVQVYLLPQGQVSVGTLGGVSSAQSAKRTSAAVSFAIGEVALLTAP